The following proteins come from a genomic window of Streptococcus oralis:
- the racE gene encoding glutamate racemase, protein MDNRPIGFLDSGVGGLTVVRELMRQLPHEEIVYIGDSARAPYGPRPAEQIREYTWQLVNFLLTKDVKMIVIACNTATAVVWEEIKAKLDIPVLGVILPGASAAIKSSQGGKIGVIGTPMTVQSDIYRQKIHDLDPDLQVESLACPKFAPLVESGALSTSVTKKVVYETLRPLVGKVDSLILGCTHYPLLRPIIQNVMGPDVKLIDSGAECVRDISVLLNYFEINRSRDAGPLQHRFYTTASSQSFAQIGEEWLEKEIHVEHVTL, encoded by the coding sequence ATGGATAATCGACCAATTGGTTTTTTGGATTCGGGTGTCGGGGGCTTGACTGTTGTTCGTGAGCTCATGCGCCAGCTTCCCCATGAAGAAATCGTCTATATTGGAGATTCGGCACGGGCACCCTATGGTCCCCGCCCTGCTGAGCAAATTCGTGAATATACTTGGCAGTTGGTCAACTTTCTCTTGACCAAGGATGTCAAGATGATTGTCATTGCTTGTAATACTGCGACTGCGGTCGTCTGGGAAGAAATCAAGGCCAAACTAGACATTCCCGTTCTAGGTGTGATTTTGCCAGGAGCTTCGGCAGCTATCAAGTCCAGTCAAGGTGGGAAAATCGGGGTGATTGGAACTCCCATGACGGTACAATCAGACATCTACCGTCAGAAAATCCATGATTTGGATCCAGACTTACAGGTGGAAAGTTTGGCCTGTCCCAAGTTTGCCCCCTTGGTTGAATCTGGTGCCTTATCAACTAGTGTAACCAAGAAAGTGGTTTATGAAACCCTGCGTCCCTTGGTCGGCAAGGTGGATAGCTTGATTCTGGGTTGTACCCATTACCCGCTCCTTCGCCCCATCATCCAAAATGTCATGGGACCAGATGTAAAACTCATCGATAGTGGGGCAGAGTGTGTACGGGATATCTCGGTTTTACTGAACTATTTTGAAATCAATCGTAGCCGAGATGCGGGGCCTCTTCAACATCGTTTTTACACAACAGCCAGTAGCCAAAGTTTTGCCCAGATTGGGGAAGAATGGCTGGAAAAAGAGATTCATGTGGAGCATGTAACATTATGA
- a CDS encoding nucleoside-triphosphate diphosphatase produces MTNKIYEYKDDQDWYVGVWDVYGGIYSLIKDSLELDFMDLARIFRDEENGFPITITVMRWSSNFRLLSFIVEILNAEAGRNLEVIQRQGALLLIENGQLLHVELPKEGVEVETFFETSKVRETLLIATRNEGKTKEFRAIFDKLGYDVENLNDYPDLPEVAETGMTFEENARLKAETISQLTGKMVLADDSGLKVDVLGGLPGVWSARFAGVGATDRENNAKLLHELAMVFELKDRSAQFHTTLVVASPNKESLVVEADWPGYINFEPKGENGFGYDPLFLVGETGKSAAELTLEEKNSQSHRALAVKKLLEVFPSWQSKPSL; encoded by the coding sequence ATGACAAATAAAATTTATGAATACAAGGATGACCAGGACTGGTATGTCGGTGTCTGGGATGTCTATGGAGGCATCTATAGCCTTATCAAAGATTCTCTCGAGCTTGATTTTATGGATTTAGCGCGGATTTTTCGTGACGAGGAAAATGGCTTTCCGATTACGATAACGGTGATGCGCTGGTCTTCTAACTTCCGTCTGCTCTCCTTTATCGTTGAGATTTTAAATGCTGAAGCAGGCCGCAATCTAGAAGTCATCCAACGTCAGGGTGCCCTGCTCTTGATTGAAAATGGACAGCTTTTGCATGTCGAATTGCCTAAAGAAGGAGTTGAAGTGGAAACCTTCTTTGAAACTAGCAAGGTCAGAGAAACTCTGCTCATTGCGACTCGTAACGAAGGAAAGACCAAGGAATTCCGAGCTATCTTTGACAAGTTAGGCTACGATGTGGAAAATCTCAATGACTATCCAGATTTGCCTGAAGTAGCTGAAACAGGTATGACCTTTGAAGAAAATGCCCGCCTCAAAGCAGAAACCATTTCCCAATTAACAGGCAAGATGGTGCTAGCAGATGACTCAGGTCTCAAAGTCGATGTCCTCGGCGGTTTGCCAGGAGTCTGGTCAGCCCGTTTTGCAGGTGTGGGAGCAACCGACCGTGAAAACAATGCCAAACTCTTGCACGAATTGGCCATGGTCTTTGAACTCAAGGACCGTTCGGCTCAATTCCACACAACCCTAGTCGTAGCTAGTCCAAACAAGGAAAGCTTGGTGGTTGAAGCTGACTGGCCAGGTTATATCAACTTTGAACCCAAGGGTGAAAATGGCTTTGGTTATGATCCGCTCTTCCTTGTGGGAGAGACAGGTAAGTCAGCAGCTGAATTAACCCTTGAAGAAAAAAATAGCCAATCCCACCGTGCCTTAGCCGTTAAGAAACTTTTGGAGGTATTTCCATCATGGCAAAGCAAACCATCATTGTAA
- a CDS encoding metallophosphoesterase, producing MAKQTIIVMSDSHGDSLIVEEIRDRYLGKVDAIFHDGDSELRPDSPLWEGIHVVKGNMDFYAGYPERLVTQLGPTKIIQTHGHLFDINFNFQKLDYWAQEEDADICLYGHLHVPNAWMEGKTLFLNPGSISQPRGTIRECLYARVEIDDSYFKVDFLTRDHEIYPGLSKEFAR from the coding sequence ATGGCAAAGCAAACCATCATTGTAATGAGTGATTCCCATGGCGATAGCTTGATTGTGGAAGAAATTCGTGATCGTTATCTGGGGAAAGTTGATGCCATTTTTCACGATGGTGACTCAGAACTCCGTCCAGACTCTCCGCTCTGGGAAGGCATTCATGTCGTCAAAGGAAATATGGACTTTTATGCTGGCTACCCAGAACGGTTGGTGACTCAACTTGGTCCCACTAAGATCATCCAGACGCATGGACACTTGTTTGACATCAATTTCAACTTTCAAAAGTTGGACTACTGGGCTCAGGAAGAAGATGCCGATATCTGTCTCTATGGTCACTTGCATGTGCCTAATGCTTGGATGGAAGGCAAAACACTCTTTCTCAATCCAGGCTCCATCAGCCAGCCACGAGGAACCATCAGAGAATGCCTCTATGCTCGTGTGGAGATTGATGACAGCTATTTCAAAGTAGACTTTTTGACACGTGATCATGAGATTTATCCAGGCTTATCCAAGGAGTTTGCTCGATGA
- the cbpB gene encoding cyclic-di-AMP-binding protein CbpB, which produces MIAKEFEAFLLEQEETFLTPAENLAALIDTHNADHAILVLSQITYTRIPVVTFDKRFVGTIGLRDILAYQMEQGLTDEQMATTDIVNMTKTDVAVVAPDYNITEVLHKLVDEPFLPVVDDEGIFQGIITRKSILKAVNALLHDFSKEYEIRCK; this is translated from the coding sequence ATGATTGCCAAGGAATTTGAAGCATTTTTACTGGAGCAGGAAGAAACTTTTCTTACCCCTGCTGAGAATCTAGCAGCCTTGATTGATACCCATAACGCTGACCATGCAATTTTGGTGCTGAGCCAAATCACCTATACCCGTATCCCTGTTGTGACCTTTGACAAACGCTTTGTCGGAACCATTGGTCTGAGAGACATTTTGGCTTATCAAATGGAGCAAGGTTTGACAGATGAGCAGATGGCAACAACAGATATCGTCAATATGACCAAGACAGATGTGGCAGTCGTCGCTCCAGACTATAACATCACTGAAGTCCTCCATAAACTGGTAGATGAACCTTTCTTGCCAGTCGTAGATGATGAAGGAATTTTCCAAGGAATCATCACGCGCAAGTCCATCCTCAAGGCCGTCAATGCCCTTTTGCATGACTTTAGTAAGGAATATGAGATTCGATGCAAATGA
- the xerD gene encoding site-specific tyrosine recombinase XerD, with amino-acid sequence MRDRISDFLEKKQGLSANSKQSYKYDLEQFLDMVGERISETSLKIYQAQLANLKISAQKRKLSACNQFLYFLYQKGEVDSFYRLELAKQAEKKTEKPEILDLDSFWQESNYPEGRLLALLILEIGLLPSEILALKVTDINLDFQVLRISKASQQRIVAIPRTLIPELEPLMGQTYLFERGRKTYSRQWAFRQLESFVKEKGFPTLSAQALREQFILRQIENKVDFYEIAKKLGLKTVLTLEKYR; translated from the coding sequence ATGAGAGATAGGATTTCAGACTTTTTAGAGAAAAAGCAGGGATTGTCTGCCAATTCAAAGCAATCTTATAAGTATGATCTGGAGCAGTTTTTAGACATGGTAGGGGAACGGATCTCTGAGACCAGTCTCAAGATTTACCAAGCTCAGCTAGCCAATCTAAAAATCAGCGCTCAGAAGCGAAAACTTTCGGCCTGTAACCAATTTCTCTACTTTCTCTATCAAAAAGGAGAAGTGGACAGTTTTTACCGTCTGGAATTAGCCAAGCAAGCTGAAAAGAAGACTGAGAAACCAGAGATTCTAGACCTAGACTCTTTTTGGCAGGAAAGTAATTATCCAGAAGGACGCTTGCTGGCGCTTCTTATCTTGGAAATAGGGCTCTTACCAAGTGAGATTTTAGCTCTCAAGGTTACGGATATCAATCTGGATTTTCAAGTGTTGAGAATCAGCAAGGCTTCCCAACAGAGGATTGTAGCCATTCCTAGGACCTTGATTCCAGAGCTAGAACCCTTGATGGGGCAGACCTATCTCTTTGAAAGGGGTAGGAAAACTTATTCTCGTCAGTGGGCCTTTCGTCAGCTAGAGTCCTTTGTCAAGGAGAAAGGTTTCCCAACCTTATCAGCCCAAGCCTTGCGGGAACAGTTCATTCTAAGACAAATAGAAAACAAGGTCGATTTTTACGAAATTGCAAAAAAATTAGGATTAAAAACAGTCCTGACCTTAGAAAAATATAGATAA
- a CDS encoding segregation/condensation protein A yields MDIKLKDFEGPLDLLLHLVSKYQMDIYDVPITEVIEQYLAYVSTLQAMRLEVTGEYMVMASQLMLIKSRKLLPKVAEVTDLEDDLEQDLLSQIEEYRKFKLLGEHLEAKHQDRAQYYSKAPTELIYEDAELVHDKTTIDLFLAFSNILAKKKEEFAQNHTTILRDEYKIEDMMGIVKESLTGRDQLRLQDLFKEAQNVQEVITLFLATLELIKTQELILVQEESFGDIYLMEKKEESQEAQS; encoded by the coding sequence ATGGATATTAAATTAAAAGATTTTGAAGGGCCCCTGGACCTGCTCTTGCACCTAGTCTCAAAGTACCAGATGGATATCTACGATGTGCCTATCACAGAAGTCATCGAACAGTACCTAGCCTATGTCTCAACCCTGCAGGCCATGCGTCTGGAAGTGACGGGCGAGTATATGGTCATGGCTAGTCAGCTGATGCTGATCAAGAGTCGCAAGCTCTTGCCAAAGGTAGCAGAAGTGACAGACTTGGAGGATGACCTGGAGCAGGACCTTCTCTCTCAAATCGAAGAATACCGCAAGTTCAAGCTCTTGGGTGAGCACTTGGAGGCTAAGCACCAAGATCGGGCCCAGTACTATTCCAAAGCGCCAACAGAGTTGATTTACGAGGATGCGGAGCTTGTACATGACAAGACGACCATTGACCTCTTTTTGGCTTTTTCAAATATTCTAGCCAAGAAAAAAGAGGAATTCGCTCAGAATCACACGACCATCTTGCGGGATGAGTATAAGATTGAGGATATGATGGGCATTGTAAAAGAGTCCTTGACTGGACGAGACCAGTTGCGTTTGCAGGATTTGTTCAAGGAAGCCCAGAATGTTCAAGAGGTCATTACCCTCTTTTTGGCGACCTTAGAGTTAATCAAAACCCAGGAACTGATCCTCGTACAAGAGGAGAGTTTCGGAGATATCTATCTCATGGAAAAGAAGGAAGAAAGTCAAGAGGCACAAAGCTAG
- the scpB gene encoding SMC-Scp complex subunit ScpB — protein MSTLAEIEALLFVAGEDGIRVRQLAELLSLPPTGIQQSLEKLAQKYEKDQESSLSLIETGGAYRLVTKPQFAAILKEYSKAPINQSLSRAALETLSIIAYKQPITRIEIDAIRGVNSSGALAKLQAFDLIREDGKKEVLGRPNLYVTTDYFLDYMGINHLEELPVIDELEIQAQESQLFGERIEEDENQ, from the coding sequence ATGAGTACTTTAGCAGAAATAGAAGCGCTCTTGTTTGTAGCAGGTGAAGATGGGATTCGAGTCCGTCAGTTGGCTGAACTCCTATCGCTTCCCCCGACAGGCATCCAGCAGAGTTTAGAAAAATTAGCCCAAAAGTATGAAAAAGACCAAGAGTCGAGCTTGTCCCTGATTGAGACAGGGGGCGCTTACAGATTGGTGACCAAGCCTCAATTTGCAGCGATTTTGAAGGAATATTCCAAGGCCCCCATCAACCAGAGTTTATCTCGGGCTGCCCTTGAGACCTTGTCCATCATTGCCTACAAGCAGCCGATTACGCGGATAGAAATTGATGCTATCCGTGGGGTCAATTCGAGTGGGGCTTTGGCAAAGTTGCAGGCCTTTGACTTGATACGAGAAGACGGGAAAAAAGAAGTGTTGGGTCGCCCCAACCTCTATGTGACTACGGATTATTTCCTAGATTACATGGGAATTAACCATTTGGAAGAACTGCCAGTGATTGATGAGCTTGAGATTCAGGCTCAAGAAAGCCAATTATTTGGTGAAAGGATAGAAGAAGATGAGAATCAATAA
- a CDS encoding pseudouridine synthase, with amino-acid sequence MRINKYIAHAGVASRRKAEELIKQGLVTVNGQVVRELATTIKSGDKVEVEGQPIYNEEKVYYLLNKPRGVISSVTDDKGRKTVVDLLPNVKERIYPVGRLDWDTSGVLILTNDGDFTDEMIHPRNEIDKVYVARVKGVANKENLRPLTRGLEIDGKKTKPAVYEILKVDPVKNRSVVQLTIHEGRNHQVKKMFEAVGLQVDKLSRTRFGHLDLTGLRPGESRRLNKKEISQLHTMAVTKK; translated from the coding sequence ATGAGAATCAATAAGTATATTGCCCACGCAGGTGTGGCCAGTAGGAGAAAAGCAGAGGAGCTGATCAAGCAAGGCTTGGTGACGGTCAACGGCCAAGTGGTGCGTGAACTCGCAACGACTATTAAGTCAGGCGACAAAGTCGAAGTGGAAGGTCAACCCATCTACAACGAAGAAAAGGTCTACTATCTGCTTAACAAACCACGTGGAGTGATTTCCAGTGTGACAGATGATAAGGGCCGCAAGACTGTTGTTGACCTCTTGCCCAATGTCAAAGAGCGCATCTACCCTGTGGGACGTTTGGACTGGGATACATCAGGAGTCTTGATTTTGACCAATGATGGGGATTTTACGGATGAAATGATTCACCCCCGTAATGAGATAGACAAGGTCTATGTCGCGCGTGTTAAAGGTGTGGCCAATAAAGAAAATCTCCGTCCCTTAACCCGTGGTCTTGAGATTGATGGCAAGAAAACCAAGCCTGCTGTCTATGAGATTCTCAAAGTGGATCCAGTCAAAAATCGTTCAGTAGTGCAGTTGACCATCCATGAAGGACGCAACCATCAGGTTAAAAAGATGTTTGAAGCCGTCGGTCTTCAAGTGGATAAGTTGTCACGGACACGTTTTGGACACTTAGACTTGACAGGTCTTCGTCCAGGCGAATCGCGTCGCCTCAATAAAAAAGAAATCAGCCAACTACACACCATGGCTGTAACCAAGAAATAA
- the yidD gene encoding membrane protein insertion efficiency factor YidD, with the protein MKRILIAPVRFYQRFISPAFPPSCRFEPTCSNYMIQAIEKHGFKGVLMGLARILRCHPWSKTGKDPVPDHFSLKRNREEK; encoded by the coding sequence ATGAAACGAATCTTAATAGCGCCAGTACGCTTTTACCAACGCTTTATCTCACCAGCCTTTCCACCCTCTTGTCGTTTTGAGCCGACTTGTTCCAACTACATGATTCAGGCTATTGAAAAGCATGGCTTTAAGGGGGTTCTGATGGGCTTGGCTCGGATTTTACGTTGCCATCCCTGGTCGAAAACAGGTAAGGATCCCGTACCAGATCACTTTTCCCTCAAACGGAATCGAGAAGAAAAATAA
- a CDS encoding siderophore ABC transporter substrate-binding protein translates to MKTSLKLYLTALVANFLLLLGACSTNTNSSTSQTETSSSAPTEITIKSSLDEVKLSKVPEKIVTFDLGAADTIRALGFEKNIVGMPTKTVPTYLKDLAGNVNNVGSMVEPDLEAIAALEPDLIIASPRTQKFVDKFKEIAPTVLFQASKDDYWTSTKANIESLASAFGETGTQKAKEELANLDKSIQEVATKNESSDKKALAILLNEGKMAAFGAQSRFSFLYQTLKFKPTDTQFEDSRHGQEVSFESVKEINPDILFVINRTLAIGGDNSSNDGVLENALIAETPAAKNGKIIQLTPDLWYLSGGGLESTKLMIEDAQKALK, encoded by the coding sequence ATGAAAACATCCCTTAAACTTTATCTCACTGCCCTAGTGGCTAACTTCTTGCTCCTACTTGGTGCATGTAGTACAAATACAAACTCAAGCACTAGCCAGACAGAGACAAGTAGCTCTGCTCCAACAGAGATAACCATTAAAAGTTCACTAGACGAGGTCAAACTTTCAAAGGTTCCTGAAAAGATTGTGACCTTTGATCTCGGTGCTGCGGATACTATTCGCGCTTTAGGTTTTGAAAAGAATATCGTCGGAATGCCTACAAAAACTGTTCCGACTTACCTAAAAGATCTTGCAGGAAATGTCAACAATGTGGGTTCCATGGTTGAGCCAGACCTAGAAGCTATTGCTGCTCTTGAACCAGATCTAATTATTGCTTCTCCACGTACCCAAAAATTCGTAGACAAGTTCAAAGAAATTGCTCCAACTGTGCTCTTCCAAGCAAGTAAGGACGACTACTGGACTTCTACCAAGGCTAATATCGAATCCTTAGCAAGCGCCTTCGGCGAAACTGGTACACAGAAAGCCAAGGAAGAATTAGCCAACCTAGACAAGAGCATCCAAGAAGTCGCAACTAAAAACGAAAGTTCTGACAAAAAAGCCCTTGCTATCCTCCTCAATGAAGGAAAAATGGCTGCCTTTGGTGCCCAATCTCGTTTCTCTTTCTTGTACCAAACCTTGAAATTTAAGCCAACTGATACTCAATTTGAAGACTCACGCCACGGACAGGAAGTCAGCTTTGAAAGTGTCAAAGAAATCAATCCCGACATCCTCTTTGTCATCAACCGTACCCTTGCCATCGGCGGTGACAACTCAAGCAACGACGGCGTCCTAGAAAATGCCCTTATCGCTGAAACCCCTGCCGCTAAAAACGGTAAAATTATCCAACTAACACCAGACCTCTGGTATCTAAGTGGTGGCGGACTTGAATCAACTAAACTCATGATTGAAGACGCTCAAAAAGCTTTGAAATAA
- a CDS encoding ABC transporter ATP-binding protein, whose amino-acid sequence MKLENIDKSIQKQDILQDISLEVSPHKLTAFIGPNGAGKSTLLSIMSRLTKKDQGILSIKGREIESWNSQELAKELTILKQKINYQAKLTVEELVSFGRFPYSRGRLKVEDWEKIRETLDYLDLTNLKDRYIDSLSGGQLQRVFIAMVLAQDTDFILLDEPLNNLDIKQSVSMMQILKRLVEELGKTIIIVLHDINMASQYADEIVAFKDGQVFCKGTTTQIMQADLLSQLYEIPITLADINGKKICIYS is encoded by the coding sequence GTGAAACTGGAAAACATTGACAAATCCATTCAAAAACAGGATATTTTGCAAGACATTTCGCTTGAAGTCAGTCCTCATAAACTGACAGCCTTTATTGGTCCAAATGGTGCTGGAAAATCAACTCTCCTCTCCATTATGAGCAGACTAACCAAGAAGGATCAGGGAATTCTCAGCATCAAAGGTCGTGAAATCGAGAGTTGGAATTCGCAAGAACTAGCAAAAGAACTCACCATCCTAAAGCAAAAGATTAATTACCAAGCCAAATTGACCGTTGAAGAATTAGTCAGCTTTGGACGTTTTCCCTACAGCCGTGGTCGACTGAAGGTAGAAGACTGGGAAAAAATCCGAGAAACTCTGGACTATCTAGATCTGACCAACCTAAAAGATCGCTACATCGATAGCCTGTCTGGTGGACAGCTCCAACGTGTCTTTATCGCCATGGTACTAGCCCAGGATACAGACTTTATCTTGCTAGACGAACCGCTCAATAATCTCGATATCAAGCAAAGCGTCAGCATGATGCAGATTCTCAAGCGACTGGTGGAGGAACTAGGGAAGACCATAATCATCGTCCTCCACGATATCAACATGGCCAGTCAGTATGCAGATGAAATTGTTGCCTTTAAAGACGGCCAAGTCTTTTGCAAGGGAACGACTACTCAAATCATGCAGGCTGACCTGCTCAGTCAACTCTATGAGATTCCCATTACGCTGGCGGATATCAATGGCAAAAAGATCTGTATCTATAGCTAG
- a CDS encoding iron chelate uptake ABC transporter family permease subunit produces MHLKSKHTKLFCLLIILAIGACLLYFWPITQLSAFAWKLRSQKIIVYLLVAIATGISTISFQTLTENRFLTPSILGIESFYVLLQTLLLIFESKFLQLGKSPILEFLVLLLVQSLFFLALQGYLKTLMKQNLVFILLICLALGSLFRNISTFLQVLMDPNEYDKLQNSLFASFQHLNTSILAIGSLIILALTIFFFRKAVVLDVLHLQRETAQILGLDVEKEQRELLWGIVLLTSTATALVGPMAFFGFMLANLTYLIVKDYRHKLLFIVAILIGFISLTLGQALIERVFALEIRISMIIESVGGFLFFILLYRRARR; encoded by the coding sequence ATGCATCTTAAAAGCAAACATACCAAGCTCTTCTGCCTTCTCATTATTCTGGCCATCGGAGCTTGTCTTCTCTACTTTTGGCCCATCACCCAGCTGTCTGCCTTTGCCTGGAAGCTGCGTTCCCAAAAAATCATCGTTTATCTCTTGGTAGCCATCGCGACAGGGATTTCGACCATTAGTTTTCAAACCCTGACGGAAAATCGCTTTCTGACGCCAAGTATTTTGGGAATCGAATCCTTCTATGTTTTGTTGCAAACCCTGCTACTGATATTTGAAAGCAAATTTCTACAGCTTGGAAAGTCTCCTATCTTAGAATTTCTAGTCTTGCTTCTTGTCCAATCTCTCTTCTTTCTTGCCTTACAAGGTTACTTGAAGACACTGATGAAGCAAAATCTGGTCTTCATTCTGCTAATCTGCCTAGCCCTCGGAAGTCTCTTTCGAAATATCAGTACATTCCTCCAAGTCCTGATGGATCCAAACGAATACGATAAACTGCAGAACAGTCTTTTTGCTTCCTTTCAACATCTCAACACTTCCATCCTAGCCATCGGTTCTCTGATCATCCTCGCTTTGACAATCTTTTTCTTTCGAAAAGCAGTCGTTCTGGATGTCTTGCATCTGCAAAGAGAAACGGCTCAGATACTGGGACTCGATGTTGAAAAAGAACAGAGAGAACTCCTCTGGGGCATCGTGCTCTTGACCTCAACAGCCACTGCCTTGGTAGGGCCTATGGCCTTCTTCGGCTTTATGCTAGCCAATCTCACCTACCTAATCGTCAAAGATTATCGGCACAAGTTGCTCTTTATCGTAGCCATTCTAATTGGATTTATTAGTTTGACCTTGGGGCAAGCCCTCATCGAACGAGTCTTTGCTTTGGAAATTCGCATCAGCATGATCATCGAGAGTGTGGGTGGCTTCTTATTCTTTATCTTACTATATAGGAGGGCGCGTCGGTGA
- a CDS encoding ABC transporter permease codes for MKLSHYLTGLLLLLVFLSITIGTSDFSWEKFFAFDQQTWLLFQESRLPRTISILLAASSMSMAGLLMQTITQNQFAAPSTVGTTEAAKLGMVLSLFVFPSASLTQKMLFAFGSSILFTLFFLAFMTIFSVKERWMLPLIGIIYSGIIGSITEVIAYRFNLVQSMTAWTQGSFSMIQTHQYEWLFLGLIILIAVWKLSQTFTIMNLGKETSESLGISYSLLEKLALFLVALTTSVTMITVGALPFLGVIVPNLVRKRYGDNLSQTKLIVALVGANLVLACDILSRVLIRPYELSVSLLLGIIGSLVFILLLWRGGQKDAS; via the coding sequence ATGAAACTCTCTCATTATTTAACTGGCTTACTTCTACTCCTAGTCTTTCTTTCCATCACCATTGGAACCAGTGATTTTTCTTGGGAAAAATTCTTTGCTTTTGACCAACAGACTTGGCTTCTCTTTCAAGAGTCGCGTCTTCCAAGAACCATCAGCATTCTCCTTGCAGCCTCTAGTATGAGCATGGCAGGACTCCTCATGCAGACCATTACTCAAAATCAATTTGCTGCTCCGAGTACAGTCGGAACGACAGAAGCCGCCAAACTGGGAATGGTGTTAAGCCTCTTTGTCTTTCCGTCTGCGAGTCTGACCCAAAAGATGCTCTTTGCATTTGGCTCATCCATCTTATTTACCCTCTTCTTCCTGGCCTTTATGACTATTTTTTCTGTAAAGGAAAGGTGGATGTTGCCCTTGATCGGGATCATCTATAGTGGGATTATTGGTTCTATCACAGAAGTTATCGCCTATCGTTTCAATCTGGTTCAGAGTATGACGGCCTGGACCCAGGGCTCCTTCTCCATGATTCAGACCCATCAGTATGAGTGGCTCTTCTTAGGCCTCATTATCCTGATAGCCGTTTGGAAATTATCCCAAACCTTTACCATCATGAATCTGGGCAAGGAAACCAGTGAGAGTTTGGGAATTTCCTACTCCCTGCTTGAAAAGCTGGCCCTCTTTCTAGTGGCGCTAACGACAAGTGTCACCATGATTACCGTAGGTGCCTTGCCCTTTCTCGGGGTCATCGTTCCCAATCTAGTCCGCAAGCGCTATGGAGATAATTTGAGTCAAACCAAACTCATCGTCGCACTGGTCGGCGCCAATCTGGTTCTGGCCTGCGACATCCTCTCTCGAGTCTTGATTCGGCCCTATGAACTGTCTGTCAGTCTCCTACTAGGAATCATCGGCAGCCTCGTCTTTATCCTACTTCTATGGAGAGGGGGACAAAAGGATGCATCTTAA